A stretch of Bacillus pseudomycoides DNA encodes these proteins:
- a CDS encoding SDR family NAD(P)-dependent oxidoreductase: protein MKVKDKVVIITGGGTGIGKAAALKLASLGAKVVVNCSRSEKEALETVDEIQQQGGTAIAVKANVAQKEEVEAMVAQTISLFGTVDCLVNNASITAQIPMDDLESVTDQVWDSLFSVNVKGMFHCIKAVVPYMKKQKSGAIVNMGSVAGITGLGSSVPYAATKSAIHTMTKSLAIALAPNIRVNSISPGAVDTGWWAGNEDKMYQLAGNLPLQRISTPDDIAEAILFQLIQESITGQVFTIDNGQTL, encoded by the coding sequence ATGAAGGTAAAAGATAAAGTAGTCATTATAACAGGTGGCGGTACTGGTATCGGAAAGGCTGCTGCTTTGAAGTTAGCGAGTTTAGGAGCGAAAGTTGTGGTGAATTGTAGTCGTTCAGAAAAAGAAGCGTTAGAAACAGTTGATGAAATTCAGCAGCAAGGAGGTACGGCTATCGCCGTTAAAGCTAATGTAGCACAAAAAGAAGAAGTAGAGGCGATGGTAGCCCAAACTATTAGTCTTTTTGGAACAGTAGATTGTTTAGTGAATAATGCGAGTATAACAGCTCAAATACCTATGGATGACCTAGAGTCCGTAACGGATCAAGTGTGGGATTCTCTTTTCAGTGTAAATGTGAAAGGGATGTTTCATTGTATAAAAGCTGTTGTTCCTTATATGAAGAAGCAAAAATCAGGTGCAATTGTGAATATGGGGAGCGTTGCAGGGATAACGGGACTCGGATCATCTGTACCGTATGCAGCCACAAAATCAGCTATTCATACGATGACAAAATCATTAGCAATTGCATTGGCACCTAATATTAGAGTAAATAGTATTTCTCCTGGTGCAGTCGATACAGGATGGTGGGCAGGTAATGAGGATAAGATGTACCAACTTGCAGGAAATCTACCACTTCAAAGAATTTCAACACCAGATGATATTGCGGAGGCAATCCTTTTTCAATTGATCCAAGAATCTATTACGGGGCAGGTATTTACGATTGATAATGGACAGACGCTTTAA
- a CDS encoding HAMP domain-containing sensor histidine kinase has product MLLATIVFFVPILYLLTNFILFVLYLVISTTFHLEQPYNQTLIYSSIFGVFFGLLILLIVISSKSINHILRQIDEINKTIKKISQDKKLPEKLPVRKNDEIGWLAESINILIDRLAHKELMLNTELSFKKEYLNKLSHDINTPLTAMRLELFLLEKNGILEEKSVLSLYQQIEYISKLVNQLNQEDLESVKNSYIIYENVDIANLVEKTIKKWTYIFNNKNIGINYMVNDERLVWHSNELWVERVLDNVFQNTQLHSKASSIHVMIENGAIVIQDNGIGFNVKDSHQGLGVLIIKEICEILNLKCELSSNSKGTRYVFKR; this is encoded by the coding sequence TTGTTACTCGCAACTATAGTCTTTTTTGTACCAATTTTATATTTACTAACCAACTTCATTCTGTTTGTACTTTATTTAGTCATATCCACAACCTTTCACTTAGAACAGCCGTATAATCAAACATTAATTTATTCAAGCATATTTGGAGTTTTCTTTGGATTACTGATTTTATTAATCGTAATATCCTCTAAATCAATTAATCATATTTTGCGCCAAATTGACGAAATAAATAAAACAATCAAAAAGATATCTCAAGACAAAAAATTACCTGAAAAGTTACCTGTACGAAAAAATGATGAGATTGGTTGGCTAGCTGAATCAATCAACATACTAATTGATCGTTTAGCTCATAAAGAACTCATGTTAAACACAGAGTTATCTTTTAAAAAGGAGTATTTAAATAAATTATCCCATGATATTAATACACCTTTAACAGCAATGAGATTAGAGTTATTTTTACTTGAGAAGAATGGAATCTTGGAAGAAAAATCAGTTTTGTCACTCTATCAACAAATTGAATATATTTCAAAGTTAGTAAATCAATTGAACCAAGAAGATTTAGAGTCCGTCAAAAACTCCTATATAATTTATGAAAACGTTGATATAGCAAACCTAGTAGAAAAAACAATTAAGAAATGGACGTATATCTTTAATAATAAAAATATAGGGATTAATTATATGGTTAATGATGAGAGACTTGTTTGGCACAGCAATGAACTATGGGTAGAAAGAGTACTTGATAACGTGTTCCAAAATACACAACTTCATTCGAAGGCTAGTTCTATTCATGTAATGATAGAAAATGGTGCTATCGTTATACAAGATAATGGAATAGGGTTCAATGTGAAGGACTCTCATCAAGGACTAGGCGTTTTAATAATTAAAGAAATATGCGAGATATTAAATCTTAAATGTGAGTTGTCTTCAAATAGTAAGGGTACTAGATATGTATTTAAAAGATAA
- a CDS encoding DUF6359 domain-containing protein, translating into MNLKKLVSILLSFILLISFTGTLVKAEERSALSVQDAIQMFKQQGTSKGVVEGYIVGYTQSSSTYTKDPAKFGDTNVAIADSPNETDPEQIMPVQLPKGDVRTAVNVKDHPENVGKKVQLTGTLELYFSSPGLKSVTAYKFQGEASNRVSDVTASPNDGEIAKGTAVTLTTSTEEATIYYTLDGSVPTDKSLRYNEPIVLNENSVIKAIALKEGLESSAVSTFSFTIVKSEQVRIHDIQGKSHLSPYGGKKVRNVEGVVTTLDKNGFYMQDSQPDEDLATSEGIYVYKKEANVKVGDLVQVEGEVEEFIGAGYADRFDTDLSITEIKASNIAVKANNQQLPEATVLGEKGVKIPDQIIDNDAFGIFDPEEDAIDFYESLEGMRVTMPTPQIVGPQKNGNLYVTVANGGDKVTTKYGTPLLGENQFNPERLSLKVPRDYVAKAGDTFNGDITGVVGYDYGAYRISPVTELPSVTDGGFKQVGANIQPRLGKLTVATYNIENFSANAKETSDEKVKEMAYAIKYNLKMPDIIGVQEMQDNNGSTNDGTTDASLSAKRIIDAVQEIRGPKYEYVEVAPQNNQDGGAPGANIRVGFFYNPSRVKLEKNPKLLATNPTRIGQDNPVFDSTRKPLAAEFKFQGQNIVVISSHLNSKLGDATPFGKIQPLVLKSEEKRVQLAQEVNSFVKDIQKRDADAPVVVVGDMNDFEFSKPLQALKGDTMQDMLETVSKENRYTYIHDGNAQVLDHILVTNNIAPHTVVDPVHLNSNIMKEHGRMSDHDPVLAQIDLKKAS; encoded by the coding sequence ATGAATTTGAAGAAACTAGTAAGTATCTTGCTATCATTTATACTACTGATTTCATTTACTGGAACTTTAGTAAAAGCAGAAGAACGTTCTGCATTGTCTGTGCAGGATGCAATTCAAATGTTTAAGCAGCAAGGAACAAGTAAAGGAGTAGTAGAAGGATACATTGTTGGATATACGCAAAGCTCTTCTACATACACAAAGGATCCAGCGAAGTTTGGAGATACGAATGTAGCGATAGCAGATTCGCCAAATGAGACGGATCCAGAGCAAATCATGCCTGTTCAGTTGCCAAAAGGTGACGTAAGAACGGCAGTGAATGTAAAGGATCATCCTGAAAATGTTGGGAAGAAAGTTCAATTAACAGGGACACTTGAGCTATATTTTAGTAGTCCTGGTTTAAAGTCAGTAACAGCTTACAAGTTTCAAGGAGAGGCATCAAACCGTGTGAGCGATGTAACTGCATCACCAAATGATGGAGAAATTGCAAAAGGTACGGCAGTTACATTAACAACTAGTACAGAAGAAGCAACAATCTATTATACGTTAGATGGATCAGTTCCAACAGATAAAAGTCTTCGTTATAATGAACCGATTGTGTTAAATGAAAACAGTGTTATAAAAGCAATTGCATTGAAAGAAGGTCTCGAATCTTCAGCAGTTTCAACTTTTTCTTTTACGATTGTAAAAAGTGAGCAAGTTCGTATTCATGATATTCAAGGTAAATCACATCTCTCTCCTTACGGTGGGAAGAAAGTGCGAAATGTAGAAGGTGTTGTAACAACGCTAGATAAGAATGGTTTTTATATGCAAGACTCGCAGCCCGATGAAGACCTAGCAACTTCAGAAGGGATTTATGTTTATAAAAAAGAAGCGAATGTAAAAGTCGGAGACCTCGTACAAGTAGAGGGAGAGGTTGAAGAGTTCATTGGAGCTGGATACGCTGACAGATTTGATACAGATTTATCCATCACAGAAATTAAAGCAAGCAATATTGCTGTGAAGGCAAATAATCAACAGTTGCCAGAAGCAACTGTATTAGGTGAAAAGGGTGTAAAGATTCCAGATCAAATTATTGATAATGATGCATTTGGTATATTTGATCCAGAGGAAGATGCAATTGATTTCTATGAAAGTTTAGAAGGTATGCGCGTGACAATGCCAACTCCTCAAATTGTTGGGCCGCAGAAAAATGGGAATTTATATGTAACAGTTGCAAATGGTGGAGATAAGGTCACTACAAAATATGGAACGCCGTTATTAGGCGAGAACCAATTCAATCCAGAACGTCTTTCTTTAAAAGTACCTCGTGATTATGTAGCAAAAGCAGGAGATACGTTTAATGGAGATATCACAGGCGTAGTCGGGTATGATTATGGTGCGTATCGTATTTCGCCGGTAACGGAATTACCATCAGTAACGGACGGCGGGTTTAAACAAGTAGGCGCAAACATTCAGCCTCGTCTTGGAAAATTAACAGTGGCAACATATAACATTGAGAACTTTTCAGCGAATGCAAAAGAAACATCTGATGAAAAGGTAAAAGAAATGGCATATGCTATTAAATATAATTTAAAGATGCCAGACATTATTGGTGTACAAGAAATGCAAGATAATAATGGATCAACGAATGATGGAACAACAGATGCTTCATTAAGTGCAAAGCGTATTATTGATGCTGTACAAGAAATTCGTGGACCAAAGTATGAGTATGTCGAAGTTGCACCGCAAAATAATCAAGATGGCGGGGCACCAGGAGCGAACATTCGCGTTGGTTTCTTCTACAATCCATCACGTGTGAAATTAGAAAAGAATCCAAAGCTGTTAGCAACAAACCCGACGCGCATTGGACAAGATAATCCAGTATTTGATAGTACTCGTAAACCGCTAGCTGCGGAGTTTAAATTCCAGGGACAAAATATTGTTGTTATTTCAAGTCATTTAAATTCAAAACTCGGTGATGCGACGCCGTTTGGAAAAATTCAACCTCTTGTATTAAAGAGTGAAGAGAAACGCGTTCAACTGGCGCAAGAAGTGAACAGCTTTGTAAAAGATATTCAAAAACGAGATGCGGATGCACCAGTTGTTGTAGTTGGCGATATGAATGACTTTGAATTCTCTAAACCACTGCAAGCATTAAAAGGTGATACAATGCAAGATATGTTAGAAACGGTTTCGAAAGAAAATCGTTACACGTATATTCATGACGGCAATGCACAAGTATTAGATCATATTTTAGTAACAAATAATATTGCACCGCACACAGTTGTAGATCCGGTACATTTAAATTCCAACATTATGAAGGAACATGGCCGTATGAGTGACCATGACCCAGTGCTTGCACAAATTGATTTGAAAAAAGCATCCTAA
- a CDS encoding TetR/AcrR family transcriptional regulator — protein sequence MAVDRKRSIIEAATKSFSAFGYKATTMDQVAKLANVGKGTIYTFFKNKEELFGEIISNLIGEMKQVAKDAIRPDVSFFENVHKALYSILEFRKEHQLMIKLIQEERDMGTKEVQEGMQQVEAEIVSVIQSYLEVAIEKGEISKCDPEITAFIMLRLYVSLIFDWEKNHEPLDKEKIAELFELYLLKGLSN from the coding sequence GTGGCAGTAGATCGAAAACGTTCTATTATTGAAGCTGCAACAAAATCTTTTTCAGCGTTTGGCTATAAGGCAACAACAATGGATCAAGTTGCAAAATTAGCGAATGTTGGGAAAGGAACGATTTATACTTTTTTCAAAAATAAAGAAGAACTGTTTGGAGAGATCATTTCTAACTTAATTGGAGAAATGAAACAAGTAGCAAAAGATGCAATCCGTCCAGATGTTTCCTTTTTTGAAAATGTACATAAAGCATTATATAGTATTTTAGAATTCAGAAAAGAACATCAATTGATGATTAAACTCATTCAAGAAGAACGAGATATGGGTACGAAAGAGGTACAAGAAGGCATGCAGCAAGTGGAGGCTGAAATTGTATCTGTTATTCAATCGTATTTAGAAGTTGCGATTGAAAAGGGCGAGATTAGTAAATGTGACCCAGAAATTACAGCATTTATTATGCTTCGTTTATACGTATCACTTATTTTTGATTGGGAAAAAAATCATGAACCACTAGACAAAGAGAAAATTGCAGAACTTTTTGAACTTTATTTATTAAAAGGATTGTCAAACTAA
- a CDS encoding YhgE/Pip domain-containing protein, producing the protein MRGFTLLGKEFTEIIKSKKILIPIIAVLFVPLLYAGMFLWAFWDPYEQLDDLPVAVVNLDKGAVFDGKPIEVGKGLVDKLKDNNSFKWEFVSEKEAKEGMENRKYYMLVRVPENFSDNATTLLKENPRPLNLEYIPNESLNFLSSQIGGTAIEKIKGEVSNTLTKTYAEKMFDSIKDVSQGFADATDGANKLHDGAGELHDGSGKVTDGLHTLQGKSGEMKNGVSELLNGSNKLLDGSGQVSGGLNLLNSKTGELKNGVGQLLDGSGQVSGGLNLLNSKTGELKNGVGQLLDGSSQVTDGLNLLTNQSATLQKGTTDLATGMTGLTNAQSELETGAKDIQNGIHTLNSKVQTSISSLKDVEPKLAEVSAASQKVEGLNQVSQTNVKASKETMDDLVALQNVIKSLPQESQDKLQPLMKSATDNMAAVQKQSAIIAGGTSELKEKVSGLQVKLPDTNQLTNLANGINQLEQGQIKFVTNFHKFGEKLDTAKSGADGLSKGSEKLINGVNKLAEGSNKVTNGLVQLSTKSDEMIGGIGKLAEGSNKVTSGLGQLSTKSNEMIGGISKLADGSNQVTNGLGTLNGGLNKMSNGSGQLIDGVNKLADGSGKVTDGLVKVNDGTGELAEKLGEGAEKTSEVKGTDKTYDMFADPVKVQTEKMSEVPNYGTGFTPYFLSLGLFVGALLLSIVYPLRDTVGVPKSGFSWFISKFGVLLSVGIIQALVADAVLLFVLGVEVQSVPYFILFSILTSLSFIALIQCLVTAFGDAGRFIAILTLIIQLTTSAGTFPLELIPKFLQHFNAWLPMTYSVSGFKAVVSSGDFGFMWQNAGILMIFIVLLSLGTIGSLTWMHKHQFRNLVEEKSIEA; encoded by the coding sequence ATGAGAGGATTTACATTGCTCGGTAAGGAATTTACGGAAATTATAAAAAGTAAAAAAATCTTAATCCCGATTATAGCCGTTTTATTTGTACCACTTTTATATGCTGGTATGTTTTTATGGGCGTTTTGGGATCCATATGAACAGTTAGATGATTTACCAGTTGCGGTAGTCAATCTCGATAAAGGTGCAGTATTTGATGGGAAACCAATTGAAGTTGGGAAAGGATTAGTTGATAAGTTAAAGGATAATAACAGTTTTAAATGGGAGTTTGTGAGTGAAAAAGAAGCAAAAGAGGGAATGGAAAATCGAAAATATTATATGTTGGTGCGAGTTCCGGAGAATTTCTCAGATAATGCAACAACGCTGCTAAAAGAAAATCCAAGACCATTAAACTTAGAATATATTCCAAATGAAAGTTTAAACTTCTTATCTTCACAAATTGGCGGAACTGCGATTGAAAAAATTAAAGGTGAAGTTTCGAATACGTTAACCAAAACGTATGCAGAGAAAATGTTTGATTCTATTAAAGATGTTTCGCAAGGTTTTGCGGATGCAACAGATGGAGCAAATAAGTTACATGATGGTGCTGGAGAATTACACGATGGTTCTGGAAAAGTGACGGATGGCTTGCATACGTTGCAAGGGAAGTCTGGAGAGATGAAAAATGGCGTATCAGAATTGTTAAATGGTTCAAATAAATTATTAGATGGATCTGGTCAAGTATCTGGTGGCTTAAACTTACTAAATAGTAAAACTGGAGAATTAAAAAATGGAGTAGGTCAATTACTAGATGGGTCTGGTCAAGTATCTGGTGGCTTAAACTTATTAAATAGTAAGACTGGAGAATTAAAAAATGGAGTAGGTCAGTTACTTGATGGATCAAGTCAAGTGACAGATGGTTTAAATTTACTCACCAATCAATCAGCTACATTGCAAAAAGGTACAACAGATTTGGCTACTGGAATGACTGGGCTTACCAATGCACAAAGTGAACTAGAAACAGGTGCAAAAGATATTCAAAATGGCATTCATACTTTAAATAGTAAGGTGCAAACCTCTATATCAAGTTTGAAAGATGTGGAACCAAAACTTGCAGAAGTGAGTGCAGCTTCACAAAAAGTGGAAGGATTAAATCAAGTATCACAAACGAATGTTAAAGCATCTAAAGAAACGATGGATGATTTAGTTGCTTTACAAAATGTGATCAAAAGTTTACCACAAGAATCTCAAGATAAGTTACAGCCTCTTATGAAGAGTGCTACTGATAACATGGCAGCAGTTCAAAAACAATCAGCCATCATTGCGGGTGGAACGAGCGAGTTAAAGGAAAAAGTAAGTGGGTTACAAGTTAAACTACCAGATACAAATCAATTGACAAATTTAGCGAATGGCATTAATCAGTTAGAACAAGGTCAAATTAAATTTGTAACTAATTTCCATAAATTTGGTGAGAAGTTGGATACAGCAAAATCTGGTGCAGATGGCTTATCCAAAGGGTCCGAAAAATTAATTAATGGTGTAAATAAGCTAGCAGAAGGTTCAAATAAAGTGACAAACGGTCTAGTTCAATTATCAACAAAATCAGATGAAATGATAGGCGGAATCGGTAAACTAGCAGAAGGCTCGAATAAAGTAACAAGCGGCCTGGGACAATTATCAACAAAATCAAATGAAATGATAGGCGGAATAAGTAAGTTAGCAGATGGTTCAAACCAAGTGACAAATGGTTTAGGTACGCTAAATGGTGGCTTAAATAAAATGTCAAACGGTTCCGGTCAATTAATCGACGGTGTAAACAAACTAGCAGACGGTTCCGGCAAAGTAACAGACGGTTTAGTCAAAGTAAACGACGGAACTGGTGAACTCGCTGAAAAACTCGGCGAAGGAGCAGAAAAAACAAGTGAAGTAAAAGGAACGGATAAAACATACGACATGTTTGCAGACCCAGTGAAAGTACAAACTGAGAAGATGTCAGAAGTTCCAAACTATGGAACAGGATTTACACCATACTTCTTATCTCTTGGTTTATTTGTCGGGGCACTTCTTTTATCCATTGTATATCCACTACGTGATACAGTGGGTGTGCCAAAATCAGGATTTAGCTGGTTTATTAGTAAATTTGGTGTTTTATTATCGGTTGGTATTATTCAAGCTTTAGTTGCAGATGCAGTATTACTGTTCGTACTTGGTGTTGAAGTACAAAGCGTTCCATACTTCATTCTGTTTAGTATTCTTACAAGTCTATCATTTATTGCATTAATCCAGTGTTTAGTAACAGCGTTTGGGGATGCAGGACGCTTTATTGCGATCTTAACATTAATCATTCAGTTAACAACAAGCGCAGGAACCTTCCCGCTTGAATTAATTCCAAAGTTTTTACAACACTTTAATGCGTGGTTACCAATGACATATTCTGTATCTGGATTTAAAGCGGTTGTATCAAGTGGGGACTTCGGATTTATGTGGCAAAACGCAGGTATATTAATGATCTTTATTGTTCTATTGTCACTTGGAACAATTGGTTCGTTGACTTGGATGCATAAACATCAGTTTCGTAATTTAGTAGAAGAGAAATCAATAGAAGCCTAG
- a CDS encoding YfmQ family protein, producing MTTWFIIMLVIFGAFKIIVTSIPTSVVESLMSRFALHPQLNAGDVTVTIDGKCLEDEEKIQMIDQFNEAIFLEKYYFPPQSSGTPVVIHMKKGKNDVSYSMYSYDDHIDVVKRYKKKVVAYSLRSKDLQNCFMLVTGELV from the coding sequence ATGACGACATGGTTTATAATTATGTTAGTTATTTTCGGTGCTTTTAAAATAATCGTAACGAGTATTCCAACTTCTGTTGTGGAGTCATTGATGAGTAGATTTGCATTGCATCCACAATTAAATGCCGGAGATGTTACTGTAACGATTGATGGAAAGTGCTTAGAAGATGAAGAGAAAATTCAAATGATTGATCAGTTTAACGAAGCAATATTTTTAGAAAAGTATTATTTCCCTCCACAAAGCAGCGGGACTCCAGTAGTTATTCATATGAAAAAGGGAAAAAACGATGTGAGTTATTCTATGTACAGTTACGACGATCACATCGATGTAGTGAAACGATATAAGAAGAAAGTAGTCGCGTATAGTTTGCGCTCTAAAGATCTTCAAAACTGTTTTATGTTAGTAACTGGGGAATTAGTCTAA
- a CDS encoding DinB family protein, with protein sequence MNPNAILEKFESVAVYYIKELEKYSLEQLRRKPSEDEWSLGQMYNHLLTASNMQLDAIAKCTTDSATIDGKKTEMGEKVYAMGAFPPIQIKIPDRPGYTPENPKDKEGVKQQLLQLIKQTKEVEPTLASIPSNRKMEHLGFGYLNAVEWFQLIYMHFSHHLHQKERLEQHIILK encoded by the coding sequence ATGAATCCAAATGCCATTTTAGAGAAATTTGAAAGTGTAGCAGTGTATTACATAAAAGAATTAGAGAAATACTCCCTTGAACAATTGAGAAGAAAACCTTCCGAAGACGAATGGTCTCTTGGACAAATGTATAATCACTTACTTACAGCTTCAAATATGCAATTAGATGCCATTGCAAAGTGTACAACTGATTCTGCAACTATAGATGGTAAGAAAACAGAAATGGGTGAAAAAGTATATGCAATGGGTGCTTTCCCTCCAATACAAATAAAAATACCTGACCGCCCAGGATACACACCTGAAAACCCAAAAGATAAAGAAGGTGTTAAACAACAATTGCTACAACTGATTAAACAAACGAAGGAAGTTGAACCAACACTTGCTTCTATTCCAAGTAACCGCAAGATGGAGCACCTAGGATTTGGGTATTTAAATGCTGTAGAGTGGTTTCAATTGATTTATATGCATTTTTCTCATCACCTTCATCAGAAGGAAAGGCTGGAACAGCATATTATTCTAAAATAA
- a CDS encoding YafY family protein, producing the protein MNRTDRLLSILIELQRKQIVTANSLAEKFEICKRTIYRDMQALSESGVPIFSIPGQGYSLMDGYFLPPIQLKPEEAVTLLLGSDYVEQNLDSAFSTHAKSAKEKLEAILPSEKQKKVKELRGTFRFLSGTFSHQKVEQERIEKYLFLLQEAIQKQQCVSFSYRKPTQTDKTKRTVNPYGLVNISGIWYIVSHCLLRQQIRHFRLDRMSDLQGEQEFFNKPEDFHLPTYQPINNRTITIHLLFPSTIAHKIMESRYFFIDSYEQKDDGFHVLLTSRSIDEVFPWVLSWGSQVKVLEPTILSEKLREEAKKMLQI; encoded by the coding sequence ATGAATCGAACAGATCGTTTACTTTCTATTCTCATTGAATTACAGAGAAAGCAAATCGTCACAGCTAACAGCTTAGCTGAAAAATTTGAAATATGTAAAAGAACAATATACAGAGATATGCAAGCACTTAGTGAATCAGGTGTTCCTATATTTTCAATACCTGGCCAAGGCTATTCTTTAATGGATGGTTACTTTTTACCACCTATTCAGTTAAAACCAGAAGAAGCGGTAACTCTTCTATTAGGAAGTGATTATGTCGAACAAAATCTCGACTCGGCTTTTTCTACACATGCAAAATCTGCTAAAGAAAAATTAGAAGCAATCCTTCCTTCTGAAAAACAGAAGAAAGTCAAAGAATTAAGAGGAACATTCCGCTTCCTCTCTGGTACCTTTTCTCATCAAAAAGTTGAACAAGAACGAATAGAAAAATACCTTTTTCTATTGCAAGAAGCCATTCAGAAACAGCAATGTGTTTCTTTTTCTTATCGTAAACCGACTCAAACTGACAAAACAAAACGTACTGTGAATCCTTATGGCTTAGTCAATATTTCAGGAATTTGGTACATTGTTTCCCATTGTCTACTTCGGCAACAAATACGTCATTTCCGTTTAGATCGTATGAGCGACTTACAAGGAGAGCAAGAGTTCTTTAACAAACCGGAAGATTTCCATTTACCGACCTATCAACCTATAAATAACCGAACCATTACCATTCATTTATTATTTCCATCTACAATTGCTCACAAAATTATGGAGTCTCGCTACTTTTTTATAGATTCCTATGAACAAAAAGATGATGGCTTTCATGTGCTTCTAACATCAAGAAGTATAGATGAAGTATTCCCATGGGTATTGAGCTGGGGAAGCCAAGTAAAAGTGCTAGAACCGACTATTCTTTCTGAGAAACTTCGAGAAGAAGCAAAGAAAATGCTACAAATTTAA